The following are encoded in a window of Planctomycetaceae bacterium genomic DNA:
- a CDS encoding DUF3656 domain-containing protein, producing MTPTNTDNPRPPELLAPAGDARCMQAAIVSGADAVYFGLEDFNARRRAANFTLDELGQTMALLHDHNVRGYVAMNTLVFPQELAAAAEFVRGIAAAGVDAVIVQDVGLARLIHETAPALPLHASTQMTLASPRAIAWAARCGIRRVILPRELSIEQIADIAASSSVELEVFVHGALCISYSGQCHASAVLGQRGGADARSANRGLCAQPCRLPWQVLVDGKAMDMAGRPHVLSPRDLRAYDLIPQLLAAGVQVFKIEGRLKDANYVAAVTALYRKALDAALGGRAFTPDQADIRAQEQSFSRGFTHGYLKGRNLAALVEGRSPKKQGRRCGTVIGDNNGRVRVRVDRGEHLAAGDGVAFDSPGTAEDSQQGGRIYAVRLIDREKAVVELTFGRGSVDARRVRSGWVVWKTDDPAMEKEIARSFASLAPARRRRLWLEASATPGQPLTIRLHDGAGHEALVAGTVPLEAAVRHPLTVEVLQAQFSRLGNTPYELAGVELRCGGQCVPQADVMAPVSELNRIRREAVAILQAAQQKQWPIENPNALQTLRGRAKICGVGHAEQQEHGRDAHATQQEHGRDAHATQQEHGRDAHATQQEHGRDAHATQQEHGRDAHATQQEHGRDAHATQQGVPAVLARTVGQVQAVGQWVASRKIPPQCLTLYLEAAGEEILSQMISAAGEAGIAPALVTPQIVTQEDEHLVRAMLLHEPAAVLVRSAGALSLLQELAPQVPLIADFSLNAANELSAGWLLDSGFARVTASLDLDLPQIEAMAAGLPGQVLEVCLYSHRAMFHSQYCLWSGRVEPRAGSGACRRACRGHSLALAPTTGGLAAGGLNIPGRAMPVLRDATCRSTIYAPRASFHRDWPGALIRAGVAVLRAEFLDEDAPEVTRTLEALWGASKAAMMNGRGG from the coding sequence GTGACACCGACCAACACAGACAACCCGCGTCCCCCGGAACTGCTCGCCCCCGCCGGCGATGCGCGGTGCATGCAGGCGGCCATCGTCAGCGGGGCCGACGCGGTGTACTTCGGCCTGGAAGACTTCAACGCCCGGCGGCGGGCGGCCAACTTCACCCTCGACGAACTGGGGCAGACCATGGCCCTGCTGCACGACCACAACGTGCGCGGGTACGTGGCCATGAATACGCTGGTCTTTCCACAGGAGCTCGCGGCGGCGGCCGAGTTCGTGCGGGGCATCGCGGCGGCCGGGGTCGACGCGGTCATCGTGCAGGACGTCGGCCTGGCAAGGCTGATTCATGAGACCGCCCCGGCCCTGCCACTGCACGCCTCGACGCAAATGACGCTGGCCAGCCCGCGGGCGATCGCCTGGGCGGCCCGGTGCGGCATCAGGCGGGTCATCCTGCCGCGTGAGCTGTCGATCGAGCAGATTGCGGATATTGCCGCAAGCAGCAGCGTCGAGCTGGAAGTCTTCGTACACGGGGCGCTGTGCATCTCGTACAGCGGCCAGTGCCACGCCAGCGCCGTTTTGGGCCAGCGCGGCGGCGCCGACGCCCGCAGCGCCAACCGCGGACTCTGCGCCCAGCCCTGCCGCCTGCCCTGGCAGGTCCTGGTCGACGGCAAGGCGATGGACATGGCGGGGCGCCCCCACGTGCTGAGCCCCCGAGATCTGCGGGCGTACGACCTGATCCCCCAATTGCTGGCGGCCGGTGTCCAGGTCTTCAAGATCGAGGGGCGGCTCAAAGACGCCAATTACGTCGCCGCGGTGACGGCACTGTATCGCAAGGCCCTCGACGCCGCCCTTGGCGGCCGTGCGTTCACGCCCGACCAGGCCGACATCCGCGCCCAGGAGCAGTCGTTCTCGCGTGGGTTTACGCACGGGTACCTCAAGGGGCGCAACCTCGCCGCGCTGGTCGAAGGGCGAAGCCCCAAGAAGCAAGGGCGCCGTTGCGGGACGGTGATCGGCGACAATAACGGCCGCGTGCGCGTGCGGGTCGATCGGGGCGAGCATCTGGCCGCCGGCGACGGCGTGGCGTTCGATTCGCCCGGCACGGCGGAAGACTCCCAGCAAGGCGGGCGAATCTACGCGGTTCGACTGATCGACCGCGAGAAGGCGGTCGTGGAGCTGACGTTCGGCCGCGGCAGCGTCGACGCGCGCCGGGTGCGGTCCGGGTGGGTGGTCTGGAAGACCGACGACCCGGCGATGGAGAAGGAGATCGCCCGAAGCTTCGCATCGCTGGCCCCCGCGCGCCGCCGCCGGCTGTGGTTGGAAGCCTCCGCCACGCCAGGCCAGCCGCTGACCATACGGCTGCACGACGGCGCCGGGCACGAGGCGCTGGTCGCCGGCACAGTGCCGCTGGAGGCGGCGGTCAGGCATCCCCTCACGGTCGAGGTGCTCCAGGCCCAGTTCTCGCGCCTGGGCAACACGCCATATGAACTGGCCGGCGTCGAGCTGCGCTGCGGTGGCCAATGCGTTCCGCAGGCGGACGTGATGGCCCCGGTGAGCGAGCTCAACCGCATACGCCGCGAGGCCGTGGCCATTCTGCAAGCGGCCCAGCAAAAGCAGTGGCCCATCGAAAATCCCAATGCTCTTCAGACCCTGCGAGGCCGGGCCAAGATATGTGGTGTCGGCCATGCTGAACAGCAAGAGCATGGGCGAGACGCCCATGCCACACAGCAAGAGCATGGGCGGGACGCCCATGCCACACAGCAAGAGCATGGGCGAGACGCCCATGCCACACAGCAAGAGCATGGGCGAGACGCCCATGCCACACAGCAAGAGCATGGGCGAGACGCCCATGCCACACAGCAAGAGCATGGGCGAGACGCCCATGCCACACAGCAGGGCGTGCCGGCGGTGCTGGCACGCACGGTGGGACAGGTGCAGGCGGTTGGACAATGGGTCGCATCGCGGAAGATTCCCCCGCAGTGTCTGACGCTCTATCTGGAGGCGGCAGGGGAAGAGATCCTCTCGCAGATGATCTCGGCCGCCGGCGAGGCGGGCATCGCGCCGGCCCTGGTCACGCCGCAGATCGTCACTCAGGAGGATGAGCATCTCGTGCGGGCGATGCTTTTGCATGAACCCGCCGCCGTCCTGGTGCGCAGCGCCGGCGCCCTGAGCCTGCTGCAGGAACTCGCGCCGCAGGTTCCGCTGATCGCGGACTTCTCGCTCAACGCCGCCAACGAACTCTCGGCTGGGTGGCTGCTCGACAGCGGATTTGCCCGCGTGACGGCATCGCTCGATCTGGATCTGCCGCAGATCGAGGCGATGGCCGCGGGCCTGCCTGGGCAGGTGCTGGAGGTCTGCCTCTACTCGCACAGGGCGATGTTCCACAGCCAGTACTGCCTCTGGTCCGGTCGCGTGGAGCCCCGCGCCGGCTCCGGCGCCTGCCGCCGCGCGTGCCGCGGGCACTCGCTGGCGTTGGCCCCGACAACAGGCGGACTGGCCGCGGGCGGGCTGAACATCCCCGGCCGTGCCATGCCGGTACTCCGCGACGCCACCTGCCGCAGCACGATCTATGCCCCCCGCGCGAGCTTTCATCGCGACTGGCCCGGCGCGCTGATCCGCGCCGGCGTGGCGGTCTTGCGGGCGGAGTTTCTCGACGAAGACGCCCCCGAGGTCACGCGCACGCTGGAGGCCTTGTGGGGTGCATCCAAGGCCGCTATGATGAATGGCCGAGGCGGTTGA
- a CDS encoding sialate O-acetylesterase translates to MTLRHSLAVLAAVVTVGGGSLSVQAKPRKAPPAPPALPAAGVLHLPAVIGSNMVLQRDVPLPIWGWAGAGHKVTVKLGGVEKTATADDKGKWTLTLPAQKSGGEALTMTVSAPPAPGTDKPQVIELTNILVGEVWLASGQSNMEWGVAGSRDAAKEIAAAKLPRIRLFNVPKVQTGAPSHDVAAQWVECSPESVRGFSAVAFFFGRVINKELDVPVALINASWGGSPIQPWTPPAGYELVPRFKTVKVQPGPATMFNGMVAPLAPFAIRGALWYQGETNCIQNDGLFYTERMKALVLGWRKVWNQGDFPFYSVQIAPWAGYKPSLPTFWQAQLDSVRLIPNTGLAQTTDLVADVGNIHPVDKVDVGARLARLALKGAYGRKDVVTSGPTFKAMTVKNGKAVVTFDGVAGGLASKDDKELACFEIAGADKKFVPAKATIEGNTVVVSAAEVPVPVAVRMSWSNTARPNLVSQEGLPAWPFRTDDWE, encoded by the coding sequence ATGACACTGAGGCACTCTCTGGCAGTTCTGGCGGCGGTGGTTACAGTCGGCGGCGGTTCGCTTTCGGTCCAGGCCAAGCCGCGCAAGGCCCCGCCGGCGCCGCCGGCTCTTCCGGCGGCAGGCGTACTGCATCTGCCGGCGGTGATCGGGTCAAACATGGTGCTGCAGCGCGACGTACCGCTGCCGATCTGGGGCTGGGCCGGCGCCGGCCACAAGGTCACCGTCAAGCTCGGCGGCGTTGAGAAGACCGCCACGGCCGACGACAAGGGCAAGTGGACGCTCACGCTGCCGGCGCAGAAGTCCGGCGGCGAGGCGCTGACGATGACGGTATCAGCCCCGCCGGCCCCCGGAACGGACAAGCCCCAGGTGATCGAGCTGACGAACATTCTCGTTGGCGAGGTGTGGCTGGCGTCGGGTCAATCGAACATGGAATGGGGCGTTGCCGGCTCGCGCGACGCGGCCAAGGAAATCGCCGCGGCCAAGTTGCCTCGCATCCGCCTGTTCAATGTTCCCAAGGTGCAGACCGGCGCCCCATCGCACGATGTCGCCGCGCAGTGGGTCGAGTGCTCGCCCGAGTCGGTCCGCGGCTTTTCCGCCGTGGCGTTCTTCTTCGGCCGCGTCATCAATAAAGAACTCGACGTGCCCGTCGCCCTGATCAACGCCTCGTGGGGCGGATCGCCCATCCAGCCGTGGACGCCGCCGGCCGGTTACGAACTGGTGCCCCGGTTCAAGACGGTCAAGGTCCAGCCGGGCCCGGCAACGATGTTCAACGGCATGGTGGCCCCGCTGGCGCCCTTCGCCATCCGCGGCGCGCTGTGGTACCAGGGCGAGACGAACTGCATTCAGAACGACGGTCTCTTCTACACCGAGCGTATGAAGGCCCTGGTGCTGGGCTGGCGGAAGGTATGGAACCAGGGCGACTTCCCCTTCTACTCGGTGCAGATCGCACCCTGGGCCGGGTACAAACCCTCCCTGCCGACATTCTGGCAGGCGCAGCTCGACTCGGTCAGGCTCATCCCGAACACCGGGTTGGCCCAGACGACGGACCTGGTGGCCGATGTCGGCAATATCCACCCCGTCGACAAGGTCGACGTCGGCGCTCGCCTGGCGCGGCTGGCACTGAAGGGCGCGTACGGCCGCAAGGACGTCGTCACCTCCGGTCCGACGTTCAAGGCGATGACGGTCAAGAACGGCAAGGCGGTCGTCACGTTCGACGGCGTCGCCGGCGGTTTGGCGAGCAAGGACGACAAGGAGTTGGCGTGCTTCGAGATTGCCGGGGCCGACAAGAAGTTCGTCCCCGCCAAAGCCACCATCGAAGGAAACACCGTCGTCGTCAGCGCCGCCGAGGTGCCCGTGCCCGTGGCGGTGCGGATGAGCTGGTCGAACACGGCCCGGCCGAACCTGGTCAGCCAAGAAGGCCTGCCCGCCTGGCCGTTCCGCACGGACGACTGGGAATAG
- a CDS encoding aminotransferase class I/II-fold pyridoxal phosphate-dependent enzyme — translation MLRKSHSIADRMRLLDASGIRKVFDLAAKMKDPINLSIGQPDFDVPAAAKEQAIEAIRAGMNKYTQTQGLEQLRAVIADQCRTEFGWDASHPYLITSGVSGALMLAMLCTINPGDEVVLLEPYFVMYSHLVNLAGGVPVPVDTYPDFRPDPEKIARAITDRTRMLIVNSPSNPTGYVWSREELDAVAAVAAKRDLLVISDEIYNLFCYDRPFVSMASVYENTLLMRGFSKSYAMTGWRVGWCSGPAPIIEKMTMLQQYSFVCAPSIAQVACCQALNEDMSAQAAAYKRKRDMVYDALGPSMGLVKPGGAFYAFVPAPGGNATAFVEKAIANNVLVIPGKVFSSRDTHFRLSYATGDEQLARGLAILADQAR, via the coding sequence ATGTTGCGCAAAAGCCATTCCATCGCCGATCGCATGCGGCTGCTCGATGCCTCGGGCATTCGAAAGGTCTTCGACCTGGCCGCGAAGATGAAAGACCCGATCAACCTCTCGATCGGTCAGCCGGATTTCGACGTGCCCGCGGCCGCCAAGGAACAAGCCATCGAGGCCATCCGCGCGGGCATGAACAAGTACACGCAGACGCAGGGCCTGGAGCAGCTTCGCGCGGTGATCGCCGACCAGTGCCGCACGGAGTTCGGATGGGACGCGAGCCACCCGTACCTGATCACCTCGGGTGTCTCGGGCGCGTTGATGCTGGCGATGCTGTGTACCATCAATCCCGGCGATGAGGTGGTGCTGCTCGAACCGTACTTCGTGATGTACAGCCATCTGGTGAATCTCGCCGGCGGCGTGCCCGTTCCAGTCGACACGTATCCGGACTTCCGCCCCGACCCGGAGAAGATCGCCCGCGCCATCACCGACCGCACGCGCATGCTGATCGTCAACTCTCCGTCCAACCCCACCGGGTACGTCTGGAGCCGCGAGGAGCTCGATGCGGTGGCGGCGGTGGCAGCCAAACGCGACCTGCTGGTGATCTCGGACGAGATCTACAACCTCTTCTGCTACGATCGCCCCTTCGTGTCGATGGCGTCGGTGTACGAGAACACGCTGCTGATGCGCGGGTTCTCCAAGAGCTACGCGATGACCGGCTGGCGCGTGGGTTGGTGCAGCGGCCCGGCGCCGATCATCGAGAAGATGACGATGCTTCAGCAGTACAGTTTCGTCTGCGCCCCGAGCATCGCGCAGGTGGCGTGCTGCCAGGCGCTCAACGAGGACATGTCCGCCCAGGCGGCGGCCTACAAGCGCAAGCGCGACATGGTGTACGACGCGCTGGGCCCTTCGATGGGCCTGGTCAAGCCCGGCGGAGCGTTCTACGCGTTCGTGCCCGCCCCCGGCGGAAACGCCACGGCGTTTGTGGAAAAGGCCATCGCCAACAACGTGCTGGTCATTCCGGGGAAGGTCTTCTCCTCGCGCGACACGCACTTCCGCCTTTCCTACGCTACCGGCGACGAGCAACTCGCTCGCGGGCTGGCGATCCTGGCGGACCAGGCCCGCTGA
- a CDS encoding serine/threonine-protein kinase, with amino-acid sequence MAPSQTVDVPGYQVLNCLGRGAGSSIWQIRDCRSDALYALKRVLRRPDVPGDRVLMLAINEAHVGMQMDHRVIRHIYQVRRIRQWMRLQEVQLIMELCQGQSLQERLPRSLPETVAVFSSVASGLAHMHARGYVHADIKPNNILMAADGTVKVIDLGQSCPIGTVKDRIQGTPDFIAPEQVHRRPLDSRTDIFNFGASLYWTLAGRPISTAMPPRGSVTLRSEAVTVPISQYSPGVPAALDKLVAECIELYPDNRPSSILEVASRLSLIAASLAPRTASEPSPDDTVFD; translated from the coding sequence ATGGCGCCGTCCCAAACAGTCGATGTGCCCGGCTACCAGGTTCTGAACTGCCTGGGGCGCGGGGCTGGCAGCTCGATCTGGCAGATCCGCGACTGCCGGAGCGACGCTCTTTATGCGCTCAAGCGCGTGCTGCGGCGCCCGGACGTGCCCGGCGACCGCGTGCTCATGCTGGCGATAAACGAAGCCCACGTCGGAATGCAGATGGACCATCGCGTCATCCGCCACATCTACCAGGTGCGACGCATCCGCCAGTGGATGCGCCTGCAGGAAGTACAGTTGATCATGGAACTCTGCCAGGGACAGTCGCTCCAGGAACGCCTGCCCCGTTCGCTGCCTGAAACGGTGGCGGTTTTTTCTTCCGTCGCCTCCGGCCTGGCCCACATGCATGCACGCGGCTACGTCCACGCCGACATCAAGCCTAACAACATCCTGATGGCCGCCGACGGTACGGTCAAGGTCATCGACCTCGGTCAGAGCTGCCCCATCGGTACCGTCAAGGACCGCATCCAGGGCACGCCTGATTTCATCGCCCCCGAGCAGGTACACCGCCGCCCGCTGGACTCCCGGACCGACATCTTCAACTTCGGCGCCAGCCTCTACTGGACCCTCGCCGGACGCCCGATCTCCACCGCCATGCCGCCGCGCGGGTCCGTCACGTTGCGATCCGAGGCGGTCACCGTTCCCATCAGCCAGTACAGCCCCGGCGTTCCGGCGGCGCTGGACAAGCTCGTCGCCGAATGCATCGAGCTCTATCCCGACAACCGCCCATCGAGCATTCTGGAAGTCGCCTCGCGACTGAGCCTGATCGCCGCGTCGCTGGCGCCGCGCACCGCGTCCGAGCCTTCGCCCGACGACACCGTCTTCGACTAG
- a CDS encoding metallophosphoesterase, which produces MHNRIWISAAACTVLLAIGLSWADEPAAAPPPPAASQPASASGPVTITIFSTNDIHDHMEGFQQVIGYVRAFRAKDPNALLLDAGDMTGTGEEALGITRAEAMWCMALAARYDAVIFGNHDHGNGKARLIELGEKYPAMPMLMANVKFGEKEQDLANRFPPYKMFQFQGVKVAVIGVSSSDVRYTKKNRFELYYEVPIVHQYVRKLRKEADIIIAITHLDEGSDFAIGSGPDAPDLIVGGHSHGAPCTVWGREKKSFLIKAGRYGRVLGKVTIVWDGSKISSLKGELLGPTKDWPEDEPVTTLLKAYRKANEERKAKESSNK; this is translated from the coding sequence ATGCACAATCGAATCTGGATTTCCGCGGCCGCGTGTACGGTGCTGTTGGCGATAGGCCTTTCCTGGGCGGATGAACCTGCCGCCGCCCCGCCCCCCCCTGCCGCGTCGCAGCCGGCCAGTGCCTCGGGTCCGGTGACGATCACCATATTCAGCACCAACGACATTCACGATCACATGGAAGGCTTTCAGCAGGTCATCGGGTATGTCCGCGCATTCCGCGCCAAAGACCCCAACGCCCTGCTGCTGGACGCCGGCGACATGACCGGCACGGGCGAAGAAGCCCTGGGGATCACGCGGGCCGAGGCCATGTGGTGCATGGCCCTGGCGGCGAGGTACGACGCCGTCATTTTCGGCAATCACGACCACGGCAACGGCAAGGCCCGCCTGATCGAACTGGGCGAGAAGTACCCGGCCATGCCGATGCTGATGGCCAACGTCAAGTTCGGCGAAAAGGAACAGGACCTGGCCAATCGCTTCCCCCCGTATAAGATGTTCCAGTTCCAGGGGGTGAAGGTGGCCGTCATCGGCGTCTCGTCCTCCGACGTCCGCTACACCAAGAAGAACCGCTTCGAGTTGTATTACGAAGTGCCGATCGTACACCAGTACGTGCGCAAGCTCCGCAAGGAAGCCGACATCATCATCGCCATCACGCACCTCGACGAAGGCTCCGACTTTGCCATCGGCTCGGGCCCCGACGCGCCGGACTTGATCGTCGGCGGGCACTCCCATGGCGCCCCCTGCACCGTCTGGGGACGCGAGAAGAAGAGCTTCCTGATCAAGGCAGGGCGGTACGGCCGGGTGCTGGGCAAGGTGACGATCGTCTGGGACGGCTCGAAGATCAGCAGCCTCAAAGGCGAGTTGCTGGGCCCGACGAAGGATTGGCCTGAAGATGAGCCGGTGACGACCTTGCTCAAGGCGTATCGCAAGGCGAATGAAGAACGCAAGGCCAAGGAAAGCAGCAACAAATAG
- a CDS encoding metallophosphoesterase, which translates to MNIRNCALIVLAAGLGWTSAHGQPATPQAVSGKVFLDANANGVLDAGEKGIAGVRITDGKEFVVTGDDGSYTIKPAADPMFKFRPAQAINVCWPSGKWPTGRYWVTLADMKDPAAVHFGLREDKQALPFMYLQHSDSHCRFPNGCDAFAEFVNSLGSDVKFVLDTGDTSFGESPQGQTFAVLTDAEKKFKVPFLHVIGNHDVVAPGKPELEGHGAWTKDLGPMRWAFDYADVHFVGIDCYEEAVRPEVVEWLERDFKAQPKGKRIILSYHYPNPDGAKFHKMLKDYNVQLIHAGHNHQSIYWMNWPAPMVTVHDYKPLGNCNAVVVTDTGVHSGYYCLGCKSKPFTHSRRCPMLWDTHVLLSAVTKLFGNVTKVENKPLAGAGEAVPFTTTKAFIQAQIDPGSAKRVVMSITGKAAALKIEYTGDHLIVDGAPLRFDIKQADKLLNLRVFVQKGMVTVWADGYFFIEKQLKADCTPGAVTQSAEGGDATIKSLTVSEIKPDASPDVQQGGYHNNGIGGPRRTAD; encoded by the coding sequence ATGAACATCCGTAATTGTGCATTGATCGTTCTGGCGGCGGGGCTCGGTTGGACTTCGGCGCACGGGCAGCCCGCTACGCCGCAAGCGGTCAGCGGCAAGGTGTTTCTCGACGCCAACGCCAACGGTGTGCTCGATGCCGGCGAGAAGGGAATCGCCGGCGTGCGGATCACTGACGGTAAGGAGTTCGTCGTTACCGGCGATGACGGGTCGTACACGATCAAGCCCGCGGCAGACCCCATGTTCAAGTTCCGACCCGCCCAGGCGATCAACGTCTGCTGGCCGTCGGGCAAGTGGCCCACCGGCCGCTATTGGGTGACCCTGGCGGATATGAAGGACCCCGCGGCGGTTCATTTCGGCCTGCGAGAAGACAAGCAGGCGCTGCCGTTCATGTACCTCCAGCACAGTGACAGCCACTGCCGTTTCCCCAACGGTTGCGACGCCTTCGCCGAGTTTGTCAACAGCCTGGGCAGCGATGTGAAGTTCGTTCTCGACACCGGCGATACGAGCTTCGGCGAGAGCCCGCAAGGCCAGACCTTCGCCGTGCTGACCGACGCCGAGAAGAAGTTCAAAGTCCCGTTCCTGCACGTTATCGGCAATCATGACGTCGTCGCCCCGGGCAAACCCGAACTCGAAGGCCACGGCGCCTGGACGAAAGACCTGGGTCCCATGCGGTGGGCGTTCGATTATGCCGACGTTCACTTTGTCGGGATCGACTGCTATGAGGAAGCCGTCCGCCCAGAGGTCGTCGAGTGGCTCGAACGCGACTTCAAGGCCCAGCCCAAGGGCAAGCGAATCATCCTGAGCTATCACTACCCCAACCCCGACGGGGCCAAGTTCCATAAGATGCTCAAGGACTACAACGTCCAGCTCATCCACGCCGGGCACAACCACCAGAGCATTTACTGGATGAACTGGCCGGCCCCGATGGTGACCGTGCATGACTACAAGCCGCTGGGCAACTGCAACGCCGTCGTCGTTACCGACACCGGCGTCCACAGCGGGTACTACTGCCTGGGCTGCAAGAGCAAGCCCTTCACGCACAGCCGCCGCTGCCCGATGCTCTGGGACACCCACGTGCTGCTCAGTGCCGTCACGAAGCTCTTTGGCAACGTAACGAAGGTCGAGAACAAACCGCTGGCCGGCGCCGGCGAGGCCGTCCCCTTCACAACCACCAAGGCCTTCATCCAGGCCCAGATCGACCCCGGCAGCGCCAAGCGTGTGGTGATGAGCATTACCGGCAAGGCGGCCGCCCTGAAGATCGAGTACACCGGCGATCATCTGATCGTCGACGGCGCGCCGCTGCGGTTCGACATCAAGCAGGCCGACAAGCTGCTGAACCTGAGGGTCTTCGTGCAGAAGGGCATGGTCACCGTCTGGGCCGACGGGTATTTCTTCATCGAGAAGCAGCTCAAGGCCGACTGCACGCCAGGGGCGGTTACGCAGTCAGCCGAGGGCGGCGACGCGACGATCAAGAGCCTGACCGTCAGCGAGATCAAGCCCGACGCCAGCCCCGATGTCCAGCAGGGCGGCTACCACAACAACGGCATCGGCGGTCCAAGACGCACGGCGGATTGA
- a CDS encoding small basic protein, producing the protein MTLDRTLKSGAGLHRARSVLTRAERIAKLTEEGKFDPAANSPLALPKVRVRTSKAGTKSKKAAEETPAEGAPAEGAAAAAAPAAKEKGGKGKD; encoded by the coding sequence ATGACGTTGGATCGTACACTCAAGAGCGGCGCCGGACTTCACAGAGCCCGAAGCGTCCTGACCCGTGCCGAACGCATCGCCAAGCTGACGGAAGAGGGCAAGTTCGACCCCGCCGCCAACAGCCCCCTGGCCCTGCCCAAGGTGCGCGTGCGCACCTCCAAGGCCGGCACCAAGAGCAAGAAGGCCGCGGAAGAAACCCCCGCCGAGGGCGCGCCCGCTGAAGGCGCCGCCGCGGCCGCTGCCCCCGCCGCAAAGGAAAAGGGCGGCAAGGGCAAGGACTAG
- a CDS encoding lysylphosphatidylglycerol synthase transmembrane domain-containing protein, protein MKKSNRKMLLIAGKCVLACALMAWALRGLKSPAEPDKGLLDVLAEIWQYVLGSDWLLLGLGALANVIGTTICAYRIQILLNIQEIRVGLGELIRLTFLGQFFNNVIPGSVGGDLVKAYYLAKHTSHKARVVVSVFVDRVLGLGAMVVLAAVMVVAYLWAGLGAWRDIHDAIVVVIVLVCGLVFVCAFILSGSFRRLFHLEKIYGRLSYAHHFAAAGEGAQRLGRHLLGVFWATVVTFISQMFWIGSIWVIGVSLHIHRLTWYDYFLYVPLVYVVGAVPLTPGGIGIIENAYVMFLGQSLKKIPAADVAGRMLALANNRMVMALALMTRAVQLVWSLPGILFALQGTRVPKADAIEAELGLEDTPAQA, encoded by the coding sequence ATGAAGAAATCCAATCGCAAGATGTTGCTGATCGCCGGCAAGTGCGTCCTTGCCTGTGCGCTGATGGCCTGGGCGCTGCGGGGCTTGAAGTCGCCCGCTGAGCCTGACAAGGGGTTGCTGGACGTGCTGGCCGAGATCTGGCAGTACGTGCTGGGTTCGGACTGGCTGCTGCTGGGCCTGGGGGCGCTGGCCAACGTGATCGGGACCACCATCTGCGCGTATCGCATCCAGATCCTGCTGAACATACAGGAGATTCGCGTCGGCCTGGGCGAACTGATCCGCCTGACGTTTCTGGGACAGTTCTTCAATAACGTGATTCCTGGTTCTGTCGGGGGCGACCTGGTCAAGGCGTACTACCTGGCCAAGCATACTTCCCACAAGGCGCGGGTCGTCGTATCGGTGTTCGTCGACCGCGTGCTGGGCCTGGGAGCGATGGTGGTTCTGGCTGCCGTTATGGTCGTGGCGTACCTCTGGGCCGGGCTTGGCGCATGGCGCGACATCCACGACGCTATCGTCGTCGTGATCGTGCTGGTCTGCGGTCTGGTGTTCGTCTGCGCGTTCATCCTCAGCGGTTCTTTCCGCAGGCTGTTCCACCTGGAGAAGATCTACGGCCGCCTGTCTTACGCGCATCACTTTGCAGCCGCCGGTGAAGGGGCGCAGCGTCTTGGCCGGCACCTGCTGGGGGTTTTCTGGGCCACGGTGGTGACGTTCATTTCCCAGATGTTCTGGATCGGGTCGATCTGGGTGATCGGCGTTTCGCTGCACATCCACAGGCTGACGTGGTACGACTACTTCCTGTATGTGCCGCTGGTGTACGTGGTGGGGGCGGTGCCTCTGACGCCCGGCGGGATCGGGATCATCGAAAACGCGTACGTGATGTTCCTGGGACAGAGTCTCAAGAAGATACCGGCAGCGGATGTCGCCGGGCGGATGCTGGCTTTGGCCAATAACCGCATGGTGATGGCGTTGGCGCTGATGACGCGGGCGGTGCAGCTCGTCTGGTCGCTGCCGGGAATCCTCTTCGCCCTCCAGGGCACGAGGGTGCCCAAGGCCGACGCCATCGAGGCGGAACTGGGTCTGGAAGACACCCCCGCCCAGGCTTGA